One genomic window of Deinococcus aetherius includes the following:
- a CDS encoding MmcQ/YjbR family DNA-binding protein: MRLVADVRGACALLPGTRETFPFDTRNLTFKVGGEDPDGGPPVWRMYAMVDITEDPLRLLVKCEPERSAPLRETYPQIVPALYFAGHWVFLPLDGTLPDGLVQELLEHSYDLVVGKNLPRRIRERLPRR; this comes from the coding sequence ATGCGCCTCGTCGCCGACGTGCGCGGGGCGTGTGCGCTCCTGCCGGGAACGAGGGAGACGTTTCCCTTCGACACGCGCAACCTGACCTTCAAGGTGGGCGGCGAGGACCCGGACGGGGGGCCGCCCGTGTGGCGGATGTACGCGATGGTGGACATCACCGAGGACCCGCTGCGGCTGCTCGTGAAGTGCGAGCCCGAGCGGTCCGCGCCGCTTCGTGAGACGTACCCGCAGATCGTTCCCGCCCTGTACTTCGCGGGGCACTGGGTCTTTCTGCCGCTCGACGGCACGCTGCCGGACGGGCTGGTGCAGGAATTGCTGGAGCACTCCTACGATCTGGTCGTGGGGAAGAACCTGCCGAGGCGAATACGGGAGCGGTTGCCCCGGCGCTGA